From the genome of Eriocheir sinensis breed Jianghai 21 chromosome 55, ASM2467909v1, whole genome shotgun sequence:
tgagggtgatggggtgggtgggggaagggggaggttggGTTTTAGGGTGACGAGGTGGGTGGGGGAAAGGAAAGTTGTCACCCACGGCACTCTGCGTTATACGGATGGGAAAGCGACGTTATACGGAGCGAAAACCGAAGCAGCAGAAGTAACGTTAATTATTTGATGTATGGAGTCGTTGAAAGCTGGTgtgtcgttttctctctctcgcgctctctatttatctatctttctatctatttatccatccacatatctgtatatatctttatccatctatctgtgtgtctgtgtgtgtgtgtgtgtgtgtgtgtgtgtgtacgtgccggTTCAGTTATCGCTTCGTGTGCGTCGTGTGTACTCTATTCTGTGTGCGTACGTGTCTGTGAAGGAGGAAGCGTgtctgagagggagagagagagggagagagggagggagaggagtagatGCTGATGTTGattgagagagaagaaggggggaagggaggaaggctgacagagagagggagagggagggagagggagggagagggagaattgagagaggaagggagggaggaaggagataaatgagagaagtaatggagggagagaggaaagttgagaggaagagggagggagataaaaaagggtCAGAGGATGGTAGTCGGAAGGTtggcaaagaaaagaaggagcgaGAGAAGAGAGATGTGGAAGGGatctgagagggagagagagaggaggaaatagaaatagaagaagggggagatagagagagaaggagagagaaggagacagagggagaagtaGAGATAATCCGCAAGATGTCTGTCTGCTGTCTGTTTAGTGGTTGCGGCAGCGGTCACGGTCACGAGGAGTCTTGCGTTTTGCGGTAAATGAAATCTCCTAAATGCTCGTTTGTCTCACCTCTCACCGGGGACCGCGCGCCATACGGACAGCGGGGCTCGAACATAAGGCGCACAAGGGAGGCACACAACGGCTACCTTAAACGACCCTTGCGAAACCTTAATACGTGACCATAGTTTGCATTACGTCTCTGGAGTGACAAACCAAAAAACTCACACGTATGCTGCTTGGGAGAACGTTATGCTCGGAAAGTTGCCAATCAAATGAGCGTCTTCTGTGCCTGTTTCCGTATCGTCAGCAAGATCAACAACGTGGACATGATATCGTTGTTCCTTCAGTGACTTGAGGGCCAGAAAGCTCACAGGACGAGTATGCACAGAAGGACCAACACCAAGgcgcatattctcaaacatttcggagcttacacacccacattagataaggcttccgtagaggttgttgtgggtacttccatgggtaattttatgatcctagtggtggtttgacaaggcttatgtaCACATTAgataagggtttcgtagaggttgtcgTGGGTACTTCCATAGGTAGTTCAaagagccaagtgatagtttaacaaggcttctgcaccatggatacgaaaaacactcacgagaacccgactaaacCCTATTGTGGGCTTTAGAAATAGTAGTTGTGTGAGCCGGTCTGAGAATACGGGACCAGGGTAAGGCAGGGGAACGCTATGGGCCGCTATGGGCTATGCATTAGGGACGCAGCGGCAGGACAAAGCCCCCAGCAGCCCATAAGCAGGTCAATGGAGAGAGTGAGATCATGTGACGGGGTTTTAGTATGGAGAGTGTGAGACGGACGCGGCCGGCCTGCAGAAAGGGGACAGGAGGAGCGGATGAGCCGGTAGAAAGGGGCAAAAGACTGGAGTGGTTGGtatggggggggagaaggagggtgaggctggtgaaagaaggaaggggtgaggaagggatggtaagggttAAGATGCAAGGGGAGGATCGTACGGAAGAAGAGCGCGTCTGTTATGCCAGGAAAAGTTGAGTGTCTTATGTATAGATAGGTTCTGACGAGTATTTTTatagggaaggaggtgggggaagaAGAGAGCGTCTGTTATGCCAGGAAAAGTTGATAGTGTCTTATGTATGGGTAGGTTTTGACGAGTATTTTTAAagggaaagagtgtgtgtggggagggataaggaaggggtGATTTAGGGTactgggccgtattacaagtcgaatccaagaagtttcaggtcccatCAGAGTTCGGTTTAAAATGCAAAGGGAAGGACGTATGGCAAGGGAACGCGTCGTCTCCCTCTccttgttcctccctcctccactcttttctctccccttctttctctttctccttcctttctcagctATTTCCGgtcctactttttccttccttctcttctctatccctcgccaatcaccattctctctctctctctctctctctctctctctctctctctctctctctctctctctctctctctctctctctctctctctcaggatgagGCGATAGTGTCTTATGCCAAGGTGGGTTTTACGAGTATCTTTTAAGGTTCTTCATGAAGGGTTACTCTGGTCATGGCGGAGAGCAAGGTACAGAGGGGGTGAGATTGGTGAGGTGAGGGGTgtgacagagagaaggaggaagagggttgggATACAGGGGCAGGCGTTTTGTTTGGCAGGGGAAGGGTTCTTAATGTCAGGAAGAGGCTAAGGTGAGAGCCCGGCGCCAAGGTCCAGCTTACCTGAGGACGAAGTTCTTGCCCTTGAAGTCCTTGGCGTAGGTGCCCAGCTGGCAGATGGTCCGCTGGATGCACTGCTCGCTTTCGAAGGCGTTGAGGTAGATGTAGAAGACTCGCTCGATCTCGTCATGCAGCTGTTCCATGACGGACTCCTCCCGCGCCTCGGTGGACATCGCCCTGCCGTTGGTGAgggtgaaggtgagggaggacAGGATGAGCAGGACTCCGCCGATGATCAGCAGCGGCAGGATGACGGCGGCGAACACGTCGAAGCCTCCCTCGGCTACGTCAGTGGTGGAGCCATACTCGGACACggggtaataatagtagtagaggtTGCCCTGGGAGCCGCCCTCCTCGTAGGTGGAGGGGGCGGGGGCTGCGTAGGatgagccgccgccgccgccgccgcttgaGTGGCCGCCATGTGAACCGTGTGAGGCGCCGTCCCTCGCCTGGGCCACGGGGGCGCCTTGCCGCTTCTCCACTGAGGCCGCGCACGCCACGCTCACCAGGGCCAGCAGCACCACTTTGATCATCATCTGCGGGGGAGCGAGGGATCACAACCAGCCCAAGACTGTACAAGAGAGAGGGCAAGAAGTTCCCTCACCAAGTCTGTATACTAGATAAGGCCATGACCGTATGTTAGATAAGACAAGCCGCTCCCCCCACCAAGCCTGAATACTAGATAAttgataaatgagagaaaatatgcTAAATAAAAAGCTGACCATCTCATTGAAACCAAATGATACGTCATCAGCAACGTTGAATTCTTGAGACCCTACCAGCTAGgacccttcacccccccccccccccacacacacaattaccTCGACCCAGGAAAGAaactaaacaagaaaaaaataaaaaataaaccccTGCTCAAGGCATTGTAACTCTGAAAGGGGCTCCGATGACAATGGGAAATTACTATGCAAATTATCCACGTATgtgtaccggtgtgtgtgtgtgtgtgtgtgtgtgtgtgtgtgtgtgtaaaatcacgcgtcaggtgtgtatgtgtgtaattaAACTtaaccctttgtgtgtgtgtgtgtgtgtgtgtgtgtgtgtgtgtgtttgcacggGAAAACATCCACAAATCCACATAAACATATAACGCAATCACTCCATTCAATTACCATCAAACATTACATAAGAACAATTAAAACACCCCAAAACAAGAACTAAACACAAAACACACCTTAAAACAActtcaaaacaacaaacaaacactaacattggcggcgggggaggaggcggagggcgtatgcagatatgtatgtatgtataagtgTGCTCGTGCGTGCTTGAACAAATACAACAACACGAGACAGCCAGCACACTCCACCCTCAACGACGACACACACGCTACTGACAACCAGagacttccctcacctccttttaTAGACCACCGAGAACAGGGAACCATGAGTGAGAAGCGTGCCATGAAATATATGAACGTAATGAGTGAGATTTCATGGCGCTAAACTCCACCAGCATAGCAGAAGAGAAGGCAAGCACACTCAGACCCTAAACTTTACTGAATATTATAAAGGAAGGTTGTCTTACGTGATATAGAGGTTATAGAAGAGACATGAGGATACTACAGGCCGGAGGAGAAACTATAAcgcgggagaaaggaggaggaagaagaggaggaggagggagagggacagagagagtgagagacaggggTGACCATTCCGTCTGTCTATCGGGGTTActatatatgtctctctctctctctctctctctctctcccacccactaAACATTCCATATGCATTTGTTGTCGTTTTCTTCTATTCTAATTtagcttttgtttttatttctttctttcattaatacaAACTTAGGACGCCCTTCAAGACATACGTATTTGTAAGGATGTTTGTATTTTGAGGTTGCTGTTTGTATTATGTAGAAAGTTGTTGTATAAATGTTGTGGATTTGAAAGATTTggcgttttgagagagagagagagagaaagcaaagaccGCGCTACGAATAACAAAACCGATTTCTGCGTCTTGTTActcactccaacacacacacacacacacacacacacacacacacacacaaacacacacacacacacacacacacacacacacacacacacacacacaaacacacacataaccccaaTACACATAAATCCCCCCAAAACTGTACCTGACAAGCATTTAAACAGGTGTGaagtaagaacaacaacaacaacaacaacaacaacaacaacacctccatcaccaccaacaataacaactagcATATATAAATAAGATCCTTGGAACCAGCGCTTGTCGCCTGAAGGGGAGGAATACGGACGCTACGGTAACACTATTCCTGCCTCTCTTAGCTCGGCGGTACCTGAGGCGCGGGAAGCCATCTGACGCGGCACCACTAACGGAGACCAACAGGTGGGACGTAGTActggacctccccccccccaaggcACAGGCTATTATAAAACGAACGCATTCTCTTAACCCATCaagtgtctccctttctctccctctctctcgatcTCAGACTCACCCTCGCCTTCATATACTTTGAACGTAGCTCTGCGTCATTGCCTGCATATCCTAAGTCTTTAAGAGCACCTAAATATCTTCTACCGAGGTGTTATATTGGTTCCTCTTATCTCCATATTTAGAAGTTCATAGCAATTATCATTAAAACAAGCCTAACACCCTTTCTTTGTGTAATGAAGTGTTTTCCTGTGGGGTCCAATTAGGCTTCTGTCAAATTTGAATATTCATTAGCCTTAAAGTAGTTTCTCTTAAGCTGTAGGAAGCCCCAGGGAAGCTGTAAACTATTCCTAAATCCTTCAACTACTAATGGTCTGAACTGAGCCCTCGGGACCTCCTCATACTCTTTGGTCCGTCACTTGTTCATGAATAGATAGTAGAATACATGACGGAGGAGGGAACACAGCCCTTAGGTCGGCACTGTTAGACCCTTCTTCTATCCCTCACATCAACCACTTCCAAAGGgcagaaaggagatcagtcgggttcttatgagtaatattttaggttcatggtacagaagaagactgaaacaaccaccagggtcataaaactacccctggaaatgcccacgactcctgcgaaagccttgtcaaatatatgtgcttgggtgACGAAGCGTTCAGGAGTACGACCCTTGATATTCAATAAGTTTCAAAATAGGTCGTCAGGGTAAAGCTTGGGACAAAACTCGTACGCTATAAAGAGAGCTTGAAGAACACTACCCAAAGATCAACAGTTAGAAGCTTAAACCCTTGCAAAAGCTATAATCACAAAATAagcttccatttctcttccataACTGCCCTAAGAACAATTACGAAAACTCAGAATAAGCTTCCAGTGACATTCCACTCGTCTTGCTGCACTCCTAATGCCTTCCTGACCCAGTGCTGTTTGTCCAAGTCTCGAAAAACCCAGGAACCGCTAGGCCGCAGAACACGGACCTCCACCCCCGCCGCTGAAGGCTGAATCATTATGGACGCAGGACCGTAACAAGACCCTCAGGAGAAAACATTAATCCTTTCGTTCTTCCAAGTCACCCAGCACAGCCTCTGGAGCTCTATGTTTGTTTGTCCAAGGCCgatactctcaaacatttcgaggcccACACGCccacattagataaggctttcgtagaggctgtgttagtatttccatgttgggtagtttaatgagtctATAGTGATGGTTCGACCGGGAGCGTCTGAGGATACGGGCCATATACAGACCTCACCAACCTTTCCCATTGACTTGAACGGGTCAGTAAAGAGTTATCCATCGTATCCAGTATGGACCCTCAAGCACCCTATTATTACAAGATAATGACATTGAGAATTAAGTgtttgtatacgtatatatacttTAATTTGTTATCCTCGGCATATATcccaaggcttctgcatcatgaaggTGAAAACACttgtgagaacccgactaatttccCTTGTggccttcttcctccatcttctacaatacacacctttccctctcccttccctcttcctttcctttctttttcatcctctccccctcctttccttcttctacaatacacacctttccctctcctttccctcttcctttcctttctttttcatcctctccccctcctttccttcttctacaatacacacctttccctcttcctttcctacctttttcatcctctttcccccccttccttcttctacaATAcacgttccctttcctccttccctcccttatccatCCCCTTCTTTAACCTGACATATGTGTGAGCTGAATACATCTGAGCATACGGGACTTTGCAAGGTATATTAGAGAACCGCTATACCAGACCCGAGGCAGCAATTTGGAAAAGGGACCATCACGAGGCCCCCAGGAGTAAGtattcatcttccctccctcctcacagcCTCAGGAGTAGAAGATGAATACATGACTACACGCCTCCTTTGTGTGATTAGCTTTTCGCATCATGTGGCGGGATTTTTCTTCTTATATGTGTTTTGTGTTACGCCCTTgatctctctcacttcctttgcCGTGAAGTATAAGGTAGGTTTCATAAGGAAGGTCAGTTACTATTACTATGTCTAGCTTGAGGCAATGTGAAGCGGGCAATTTTTTAAATTATATGTATTCTGTGCTGTGTATTCGATATGTTTTCTTTGTCGTAAACAAGTTGCAAACCGGGGGTCaggatgagccaagcaagatggtgcctctataaacacttgcctgcgctataacgggctggggctgaccatcactCCCCAccaggaaagcctaccggcgtcataggcctaaacgtaaaaa
Proteins encoded in this window:
- the LOC126983947 gene encoding uncharacterized protein LOC126983947, encoding MMIKVVLLALVSVACAASVEKRQGAPVAQARDGASHGSHGGHSSGGGGGGSSYAAPAPSTYEEGGSQGNLYYYYYPVSEYGSTTDVAEGGFDVFAAVILPLLIIGGVLLILSSLTFTLTNGRAMSTEAREESVMEQLHDEIERVFYIYLNAFESEQCIQRTICQLGTYAKDFKGKNFVLSLVETMVPEGMKNNVAIFAKAAKSGYDTGKCKQFRCVAPKLLDN